The sequence below is a genomic window from Acanthochromis polyacanthus isolate Apoly-LR-REF ecotype Palm Island chromosome 14, KAUST_Apoly_ChrSc, whole genome shotgun sequence.
GTTAGCCGGCTAACGTGAGGCCTTCTCAACCTGAAACGTGGCGCAGGAAAAAATGTTGGCAACGATTTTTAGCGACCATTATTGTTTCCGAAATGTAACGCTTTCAACTTGAAAACACCGGCCACGTAGAGTAAATTTGACGAAGTTAATGTGCTCCAAGTTTTACCTTATTATATTTTACTccttttttgagtttttttttccactgtttgttCTGGTTAAATAGTCAGTCTTTTAAAAGAAGCGACGTAAACGAGTAGAGTTGACTGGTTTTGCTTTATGATTTGTTCACAGTGCAAAATCGTGTAGAAATATTCGACTATGAAGGAGTCAAACGTATGTAAATTTGCTGTCACATAATTCTATAATACTTTGTACCAGGTAGTAGGGGAagtacaaataaagaaaaatacgaaattctgatttttttttctgacgaTATGTAAAGggtttaaataattttaatcgattttttttttttttttttttactgctttgtGTTCTAGGATGGAGCATGAGAACATGGCGATTTAAATTGCTTCTAACCTGTCTTTAGTACATCATTTAAATTACATTAGGAAGGGGTAATTGTCAAAGAAACTGTGACTGGTTACTTAAATAAAGTTATAATACTAGACATAAAAcagttgaagaaaaaaatgttccttCATGTATACAGTCTCTGACGTTGAACGTTGTTTGTCATTAATGACTCATGTGCATCACCTAAGTATTGCTTAAGTAATAACAATTAAAGCTAAACCCTGAGTCAGGTGCGCTGCATAGGGTGTTTTCTAAATCGCAGTTTGCTGATTGCATTGTGTCAAATGTCGGTTTGAAATTAATTCTTCAACACTGCCCTGATCTGTGACTGAACTGTTAATGCATCAAAATGGCCTGATTTAATTCATGGGCTTTGTTTTAAAGATTAGAACCTTATATTAAATGCACAAGAGATTTTTTCTATATGCTCTCTATGGAACCCTTTCATAAAGCAGGAACTTAAAACAAGTCTAGTGTATTGCATATAGTTGCACTGTCATGCCTGATTAGCCACTAACATGTTTTTCGTCTCAATGAATGTTTCACGTTGACTGTTGAAGCCAAACAAAAGCAGCTGCAGATATAATTTGGGTAGTGCAGCATCAAGAAGAAAATGGCAGTCAGTTTAAAGGCCGGATACTCGTTTGAACATGTAAAATTATGAGACACGTTGCTTTATGTTTTGGTACAAGTGCTAAAACATCTAGGGCTAGTGAAGTAAAAGGTAATTGACAGCCTAACATGTTGTTAGATGTCATTGTGTTtatataatgtgtttttgttcatttgctaGAGTGTTGGTTAATGTTTGTTTGATTCTGAACCAATTTACAtgacaaaacatttcttttgcaGCTTGCTGCCCTAGACTTGAACTCTGCTGACGGACAAGGCGGAGGAACTGGCAGTAAGTAATGAGGCAGATTTACATGCCAGTGTTAAGTGTATGATTACTTTTCTCTGTGTAAGCCCTTTGTAATGGTAATTTTGTGCTGGTTACACTCAGGTTACTCATCAAACAAAATAAAGGGCTaaattctttttgtttgttcgtGAGACATACACTGGCTTAGACCAGACAGCTTTATTGGTAGTCAGGAGGACTGTGTAATAATGTACTATCATGACACAGTTTTTCCTTTGagtaaagatttttgtatctATAGTCTCTTTTGTTTGTAAATAGAGTCCATCTTGTGTTTGACTGTGTACTTTTTCTCCACACAGGGCGTTACATTCCACCTCACTTGAGGAACAAAGATGCTTCTAAAAACGGTAAGTTCATCTCTCATTCACCGATGCACTGTCAGACCTTCAACACAGGTTTGACTTCTGTTCTAGATGTTAAAAGCCCGTCAGAGCATGGTAAAAGCAAGCacaattgagaaaaaaaattagtgaGGCTGTAACCAGATATGCTTCGTCACATATTGGTCTTTACCAGTCAATTCAAAAATGGcagttttgcagtgtttttgctgcatttcagAACATACAGGACATTTCCCAGTGCACAGAACAAGGAGAGAAAGCCATGTCAAATgggttttctgtgtctgtgcGTAATAGCTTATTTTGGCACGAATAAAGGGGGGCAAGTGGTATTGTATGATGGCTGTAGCCTTGAGTTTTCACCCCAGACTGCTCATAAGTAGGAGAATGGGGCAAATTTAAAATCTGTCTAAGAAACTATTTTCATCGGTAATATTTTCCCTAATTTTTGGCTGGTGCAACAACTCACATGTGAACAGGAGGAGTGCTAGCTGTTGACTGCTCTGATAAAGGGAAATATGGAGGGTGGGTGGGCTTGTGGTTGTATAAGTTTTGAAATTTATCCACTTAaattgatgttttgtttttgtagccAGGATGAGATGGTTGTGAGGtggctatatatatatatattttttgttttagccTCTTAAAGGCTTTAAGTAAAGACACATGTTGtgccagatattttttttacattaaagtaaaaaaaaacttgggtTTATGGTACTGTGTCATTGCACACTTGACGTTTTTCTCGTTTTACTGTTTTCTTATTCCACAGCAGGAAATGCTTATTCCGCTGGTAGACAGTGCGGTTATTCAGTGGCACCAGTAAATTTCTGTAAGTCCCTTCTGTCTGCTTTCGCTGAGGGCAACTTGCATTTTCAGATGCATGAAATAGCCATTTTACACACCAGCAAAGCCAGTGTGAAGGGGGAGAGGGTTAGGTCAGATCTGTACACTTAACCAGTAAAAGTTAATGATGACCTCATGATTAATTGATGTGCTTCTCTCTGCTGGAATGTTTGCAGTCAAAATTAGGTGCGTTATAGGGAAAGGGCAATTATGTAGGCATAAGCTTGTGGGTTTAATGCTTTACTatagttttttaatttttttatagcACATGAtagattaataaaataatttttttttcactatatGTTCATGCCCATATTTCACCTGAAATGTTCCCCTAGTTTCTCCTAAGCAGTGCCCACAACCATGGCAGGCAGAGTGTCAACAAAGGCACAGAAATAACTTTACTTCGGGATGGGATGACTGTAAGATTGGTAACTATTAGCGTAAAGTCAAGCCCAACACTCATACTGCATGAGCCAGTACTTATGGGTGAGTCTTTTTATAGCCTGCTTCCCTACCTTTGCTCAGGTTACCCAAGACTGGCCTCTCAAGAGCTTGCCTTTTACCATGCCTACAGTGGGGGTTGGCGAAACAGATGTGGTATACCTTGACCTCTACCTGCATGCCACGCCATCTACTTGTTGGCAGAGTTTCATAGTGTATATATAGCTGAACACTGGGGCATAATCGATGTGCCTCCTGCTTTGTCATGGTCacgaacaaaaaaaagcagcagaaatctgGGCCTAACACTGCGTTTGTCAAAGCTTTGCAAATGAAGTTGCTTTTGATGCATGGTGATGGTGCCTTAAAGACTGCACTGCATCACTTGTGTGGCTGTATTACTAATGATGAGACGGTATCAGCTGTGAGAGAGTTCAGACAAATTTATTTTGCACTGTTCATACACCTTAAAACCCTGTTAGCCTCAGTCAGGATGTCAAAACAggaactttattttgaaattcacaTTGCCGCATTGACATCACTCGAATTCGTTCATTATTAATCACAAGCCTCTCGGTTCTTTTTGAGTTGTCTGTGGACCTTGTAGCTCTTTGTCTCTGCCTACAGCGTACTGGTGAAAAGTACTGAGTGGGATTATTGAATGCTGTGCAGAGAACCTGAGTGCATGCAGTCTTTTGTTCCAACACCAGGTGATTCCTTTGATCAGGTCTCTCCAGTGTGACATTAGAATAACCATTTAAATTGCACTCTGGAACTGAAACTTGCATACAGTCACCCCTTCATTGCACATGATTGAATACTCCTGCAAGGTGGCATCTGTCTGAAAGGGATGTTTGCTTTTGCAAGGTTATTTCAAAATAGTGACTGTCAGATGGCCTTTTCTTCGGTGTTTGCAATTGAATTGGTTACAAATAGcgtggttgatttttttttttttttttttttttttttggacatccGTAGCTGGCTTGCACTCTGTGTTTCATGTGTGTAGATGATAATATACCAGAGCTATTTTCCTTAAGGATGGCGTGCTGTCATATCTAATTCATGTTCCCAAGTATAGCTCCTGGTTATAAAAAAGTCAAAGGAATCTTGCAGCATGTAGTTCTTGAAGTTGAGCAGGCTTGGGTTGCTACACAAGTAGAACACGCAGGTAGTTTGCTGTCTGGACCGTGGCGCACCAAACAGCACGATCAAAATGGGGCAAAAGGACGAATAAAGAGTCTCATGAAATGTGAGATTGTGCTGGACGAAGTGTTCTCCTTTTACAAGCAGTGTTGGAATCTCTAAACCACTTGTAGTGCATACTTATGAGTATGCACTACCAGTGCTGGCTTAACTGTGATCTCAGTTAAGCATTCAGTGAGAAATGTTGCAGAGGTTTTCATATTCCTTAGTTAcacatttgtcaaattttttaaattatttgctATTAAGTCGGTGTATTCACTTTAGAATTTAATAAATTTTCTGCTCAAGGTCTAGCTCGCATTGCTGTCTTGGAAGTTCAGACTACAACATCGCTGCATGGTGTGCTTTGCCATGTTAGCAGAGTCCACATGCTTCACTTTTGTCTGATACCGGTCTGGGTGACTAAATTCTACCACAAATCCTGATGTAGTATCAGTATTTCTTGTTAAAATTAACCACGTTTAATCAATATTGAGATCCGGTTTATTTATCTTGATTCATTGATTTAAAGGACATCAAAATAAGACTTAAAATAGGGTTCTTGTTCTGAATTCAGTTCATTTGAGACAAAATATAGAATTACTAAACCTAAGGCCTGTCACTTGGTGAACATCAACCCATCGAGATACATTTTCTCATCGTTCTTTTAACTTCTGTATTTGTAGTTTGCAGTATTGATTCTAATGTTAGCTATAACACTGAGACAAATCAATTTTATCTGCGCTGACTAATATCTATGAGCAGAGCACTTGAAATGTCAGtgttagaaaaaaaagctggaaatgTTTGTTCAGCTTGATACTCTAAATTTAATGACTCAGATCAGTATCATGGACCAAAACAACTGACATCCTGTACTTGTGTAAGCCACGGAGTGATCTACAGTAGATGGTttagtgtgtgcttgtgtgaatCTTTGCAAAGCTTTTCCTTGTGCTTTATTGGAGGGGGCACTGTGATGGAAACATTTACCTGTTGGCCCACAGGTGCAATTTAAGACCTCACCACAGATCTATCTATAGCCCCTTTGGCTTAACCAGTTCTCCTGGGGAGCTTGACTAATGGGAGACTAGATCTGTGTGGCTGGTCTGCCCCTTCCTTGATGCTGTTGTGGCATAAGCCTCAGCTACTTGGCAAGCGTTACGTAGCAGCGCTAACTGTCCATTGTCCCCCCCACCAGCCTCATCCTCAGCCTGCACTGATAACAGTGTGGCCTCCGATGGGAACGATGACACAGCCAGTGTCCAAAGCTGGGCAGATCGCTGTGGTAAATGTCCCACACAGGCAGAGACGGGCTTTATTAGGTCACTCGGTACAGAAAAGTCATCCTACACAAATAACAAAGACAGTGTCAGATTTTACATGAAGCCTTTCATTCTTTCATAGCAGCTTTTTGCATTTCTGGACAACCTGTAACATAAGTGTTGTTGCAGTGTTTTGTTAGCTGTCATCGCAGGTTTTAGAACACAGGAGTTGCTTGTAACCCACATATCAGGCTAAATATAGGTCAGTAGTTGACGAGAGGCTCATGGATAGTGAGGACTAAGAACAGCCAAATGTGTAATTGCTTACTGACACAAATATGTGCAACTTGGCTTTTCCTCAAAAATCTCTTATtccttatttccttttttttctttaccatgTGAAGATTCACCTGGATGGGATGGCGGACGCAGCAATGGGTTTGTGAATGGTTACCACGACAACCGCACAAACGGCGGCTTCGGAGGGCGCGGACCCCCTCGCAATGATAGAGGTGGGCGTGGCGCCTACCGCGGTAACAGGGGTGGAGGCTCGTTTAATCAACCATTACAAAACGCAGGTGGGGAAATCCTGTGGTTCTTTAAATTGTCAGTGTAGCTTTATCGAGTGTAGCTTTAGCTGTAAACTCCCCCACCCTTTTTTATTCTAATGCCACAGTGTCAAGGTCTTATATATCTGCATATGCGTTTGCAGTACATATAAAATTACTTAGACTTACTTGATTTTTAAGCTCTAACATCAACGATGCTCTGCTTTAGGGGAAACGCGGGTATTTTCTGCTTTTGGTAAGAGATGCGCATCATTATTGATGTGTGACGGCTGACTTGCCAAAAGTATGTCGCTGACGGGCTTTTATCTCCTCGTTACAGGGTTTGGCACTTACGAAAACAAAGATGGTGGCTGGGGAGGACCTCCCAGAGATGCTGCCTATAACAGCTTCGGAGGACGTAACGACAGGTCCAAGTCTGCCTTCTTCAATGACCGTGGGGCGGGCTCAAGGGGAAGGTGTGTAAAACTGTTTCATTTAGTAACACATACTTGGTACAAATTGTTATTGTTAAGTGGGGGTTCTTTTATGCTGGCTTAAACATTTTGCTTATCAAATGAAATCCAAAATAAGAAAATGCATACTTCTGTCAAATAAGCTAGCAGACTCGCTGTCTTTAATGTACTTAGACCCATTGTACTTATCATTGGTAGTTACCCACCGAAAGGACAATTCTGCGTCAGGAATCCCTCTAAGGGTCTTCTCTTATAATAATGAACTTTTCTGTCGCTTTTTTATTTGAAGTAACTTTATTGGTAAAAATATTAAACTTAACCAATGATCAGAGGTTTGCACAAGCCCTGAAGTGCTCATCTCGTTTAGTCTGTTGTCAGAACAGTGGGCATGTTTCTGTAACTGCAGCAAATTTGAAGCTACCATTTGAAAAGccaccaaaaaacagaaaaagaaagtgtaCATTTGGCTCGTCTCTGTTAAGTGCTTCATAGTGTTTTCAGAAGCTAGTGGGATGGGCTACGTTGTGTACAGCAATAGACGgtaaaagaaaccagaaatgaaaacatttgtttGCAAACTGCCAAAGAACCATGAAAAAAGAAGCCTCTGCAAGAGAAATACTGAAAAATTTTGAGAAATTGGATAAATTCTTAAACAAAGCCAAAAACCACCTCCAGCCAGTGTAAATGCTTTATGctaaaaaatgtacattaaaagGAGTTATGGGAACACTACAATTGAGAAAGTTTAGCAGTAGATTTTAAGCAGGATAAGACCACCCAACAATCACTCAAGACCAGTGTTAAATCTAAAAGTAAGAAAAGGCTGTAAAACTCAAGTACGCTATAGGTATTAAGTTGCACACTTGAAGGTTAGCTATTCTTGCCACAGCGATTAGAGAGGACATAATGAAAACTGCCAGTCTGCTCAAGTTATTTTCCTTTCAGAGGAAAACTCTGAGCTGTACAGATAACTTATAATAAATCAGATGTAAAATATAAACGGTGTTCCTGTAGCTCCATATGTGAACAGTCTGTACTTCTGTGTGCAGATATGAGCGTGGGGGCTTTGCTGGTGGAGGCAACAGCCGCTGGGTGGAGGACTCCAGAGAGGATGACTGGTCCAAGCCCACAGCTCCAAACGAGCGCCTGGAACAGTAAGTGAAATTCTGCTCCCAAATAACAAAAGTAACACCCGTTTTATCTGCATTTAACTTAAACTTTTGCCTTCGCCTTTCTAGTGAGCTTTTCTCTGGAAGCAACACTGGCATAAACTTTGAGAAATATGATGATATTCCCGTGGAGGCAACTGGGAGCAACTGCCCGCCACATATTGAAAGTGTAAGTTTATCCTGCcatctttttttcctgtttggtttaaaataatgttttgtggCTTTTACTGACAATCTTTTTGATTCTTCTGCAGTTCCATGATGTGGATATGGGGGAGATTATCATGGGAAACATCACCCTGAGTCGCTACACTCGTCCCACCCCGGTCCAGAAACACGCTATCCCCATCATCAAGTCCAAAAGAGACCTGATGGCCTGCGCCCAGACTGGTTAGTATTGCTATATATTCTTCAGATGAGGGTTTTTGTGatactcttattttttttattatcatgaCTTTATTTTGGTGATAACCGTTTCCTGATCCCTGCTGTGTTTCAGGCTCTGGCAAGACTGCTGCCTTCCTGCTGCCAGTGCTGAGTCAGATCTACACTGACGGACCAGGAGATGCTCTGCAGGCAGCCAAGAACAGTGGACAGGTACTGaggaaagaaaatgcaaatggcCGAACATAGCCCACATTACCGTTAGACTTCTTCTAATAAGAATTTCTTTGATCCTCAGGAGAATGGAAGGTACGGCCGCCGTAAGCAGTATCCGATCTCCCTTGTCCTGGCTCCAACCAGAGAGCTGGCTTTACAGATCTACGATGAGGCGAGGAAGGTGAGCTGCAACCTCAAAACAAACTGTTCCGAACACTAATTATTTGTCCAAGTGCTGAATTTTGAAACTCAATTATCTCCTTTTGATACCAACTTCTTAGTTCGCCTATCGCTCTCGCGTGCGTCCCTGCGTGGTCTACGGCGGCGCTGATATTGGTCAGCAGATCAGGGACTTGGAGAGAGGCTGTCACCTATTGGTGGCCACACCTGGACGTCTGGTCGACATGATGGAGAGGGGCAAGATCGGTCTGGACTACTGCAAGTCAGTATAACACAGGGCGCTGTAGTGACATCGAGGCAATGAGCTGCTTTAATTGAAGCATCCAACTCGAGGGCTTATTAGTAATGTTTCATGAACTGTTTCTGCAGCTACTTGGTCCTGGATGAGGCTGACCGCATGTTGGACATGGGTTTTGAGCCACAGATCAGGCGCATTGTGGAGCAGGATACAATGCCACCTAAAGGCATTCGCCAGACCATGATGTTCAGCGCAACCTTCCCCAAAGAGATCCAGGTATGTTGAGCTGCCAACAGGTGTACAGTCTTCCGATAGCTTTTgagcagtaaaacaaaaattatttGGTCAGAAGTGGTAACTAAAGAAAGGAAAgttggttttgtttatttttgcaaaaatggaaaaatcatgaaatcagtGAATGATAACTCTATATTCTATAAATCTTTtactatttacatattttaacatctataagctgtgttttttttcactgcacATCAGctttagaaagatgtttcaccaggCTTAATGTATCTTTCCCCAACTTGCTCCTGTGTTCTGTTAGTGAGCTGTGCTGCTCAGTCAAGTTTTGTTTTGCTCTCAATCACTCTGTTTCTTTACTTACTGGCTGTGCATGCAAATTATTTTTCTGCAGAATCGTGTgcaaatttatttcttttcttggCATATAAAGTAAAAGAATTTGGATGACACATCACAATTGTAAGCTTGGATTTGGTACATGTTTGTCATTGAAACACACCTCCCACATGATTAGTGCAAGAATAActtcaaaatgacatttttggtgacttaTTGTTCAGATAATGCACCTTTCAAATCCATTGACAGGATTTGAGGTTCAGACAAATAGTAAGGTAACCGTCTGCATGCTTTTGTTTGATTTGCTTGTTTGTAGATCCTGGCTCGTGACTTCCTGGATGACTACATTTTCCTGGCAGTGGGACGTGTTGGTTCCACTTCAGAAAACATCACTCAGAAGGTTGTCTGGGTGGAGGAGACCGACAAGAGGTCCTTCCTTCTTGACCTGCTCAATGCCACAGGTGAGAAACAATGACAATGGTTGGTTTTTTTCCTCCCATGACTGTCACATTGGGCTCTAACCCATCATCCTGTGTTTGTCGGTCTGCCCCATACCAAGCTAATATTGACTTTGCTACATCTCTTCTAACAATTGTTCATTATAGCTGTGATggcataaaatatcaaaataaaagtctaatGTAGGGGTGAGCAGGCACTGAAGTCACCTGCCTTGTTTAAAGGGGGTTTGCTTCTCATGATGATCTAAAGCTGTTAAAGTTGTGCACTGAGCAGCCTTGCGTTTACTGGCCGGTCTGGTTTTATCTTAGTTATTCCCAGTGAGGTTCAGGAAAATGTGACAGAGGCCCCAGAGAAGCCGGGTAAGTGTGAACATACCATAACTTCACTCTGACCCACAAGCCAGAAACATCACATTCCACAGTTCATTCTGTCCCTCTGCTCCCCAGCTGACATGCTgcctcagttttgttttgttctttcatttCCAATAAGAGCTTGTAGGACCAGCAGTTGCACCTTATTGACTGTACAGTAGAACGTCTCCCCAGTGAGAGGGGAGCTCAAATTGGCGAAgtgttgcagtgtgttttcAGCTCTGGCACTAAGGTCAGTTGGCTGGTTGTTGTAGAAAGATCTCAGTTTCCGTGAGTCAGATGGCTGTGACAGATTTAATGGCTCTGACCTGTTAGTTCAGTGAGCACACTGTTTCTGTAGAGCTCATTTAGTCTCTTTGAAAAGCTGTAATGGTGAATTACAGGGGATAGGGCCTTGTGAAGgtaaattttggtgatttattgAGCCCTTTCTCACAAATTCCATTCCTTATTGGTGTAATGTAGAACTCTTTTGTTTGCTAACCTGATTATGCCCCCAAAGAAATGACACATGTTGTTTGCactgtttccatggtaacagtaCAGCTGctacaacaaaaagcaaacGAATGTGTAATTTATGTCATGAACAGCCTTTCTAAAGCACACACTTGATTTGGAGGGGGGTCAGCTGCATGGAAATGTGAGCTAGGTGTTCTCTTACAACCTAACAATACAGCCCGACGGGGCTTTATTTTGAAGTACTCAGGCTTAAGTAAAATGGAGAGGATGGATGTAGATAATTGTTCCTGGCTCGTGCCAGAGTGCAAAACAGTGGCAGGGTTAGCTGTGAATGACTTGGAATGGCCTGTcctaccccatcacccctctgtCATTTTATTATCTCAAGCTTTTATTCTGATAGCCATTAATGTCAGACACCTGGATTGTACCCTAATTTAACAATTCAGTAAtggttttaataaaataatgaagcTATTCTCTAGTCTTCAGTACTGGGTGCAgtaaaaactgaagtcattgttgTCAATTAATGGTTGTCAGTGAATCTAAAGCTTTTTATGCAACCCCTGTCTCCATTTATAAgttgtcattttggatgttttttttaacgtcATGATCTTGCTATTGCCAGCCGTTTAAAGTCTTAAGTTCCTGCttccatccttttttttttctttttttcttttttttttttaaaatcatgtgtGGTCTTGTTCCAGTTAATCAATGATTTATTTCCTTTCTTGTCCTGTCATGCTCTTTATCCTGCTGTCCCCCCTTTGTCTTGTCCCCTTCACTTCTGGCTGTACAGGTAAAGACTCCTTGACTCTGGTGTTTGTGGAAACAAAGAAAGGAGCAGATGCTCTGGAAGACTTCCTTTACCACGAGGGCTATGCCTGCACCAGCATCCATGGAGACCGAtcccagagagacagagaggaagctCTGCATCAGTTCAGATCTGGACGCTGCCCCATCTTGGTGGCTACAGCTGTAAGTAATCTTTGAAAAGTTTTCTCCTGAGGTGATGGTCACTGAATTGTAACACTGACAGAACTTTTAAGGATTACAATATTTTACCCACTaaagttttttccccccaaattgACAATTGAAGTACAAATAAACAGTAActaggaatttttttttatttcttgtgctTTGAAAGGCAAAGATCAGTTATTAAAAATTGAGTTGAAGTAGGATGGTTTTTATTTTGCGTTTTTGAAAAAACCCTTGGAGGAAACCGAGCCAACTGGATCACGAATGAATCTGGTTTTGGCTGAACGCACAAACGCTGCTTTATTAACATTCTGGCACTCTTGCCAGAGCTTAGAATTTTAaaatttccttctctctctcttctagGTGGCTGCTAGAGGGCTGGACATCAGTAATGTGAAGCACGTCATTAACTTTGATTTGCCCAGTGACATTGAGGAGTACGTTCACCGTATTGGCCGTACGGGACGTGTGGGCAACCTTGGTATGAACGGTTTCTTTtgtagggaaaaaaatcctgatgcCTGTTGCAGGAGTTTTACTGACTGTGTGTGATCTGTTTTGTGCAGGTCTGGCCACGTCGTTCTTTAAcgacaaaaacagcaacataacCAAAGATTTGCTGGACATTCTGGTTGAGGCCAAGCAGGAGGTCCCCTCCTGGCTTGAGAGCCTGGCCTACGAGCACCAGCACAAGAGCAGCAGCCGTGGACGCTCTAAGAGGTAACGGTCCCACAAGTGTTCTAGTCAcatcaaagaaaacatgcaCAAGCTGGATTTATTCTACTGTTAGACATTCATTTCTGAAAAATCTCATTAAAGAGATTAATTGTTGAATTCTGGGAGAGTGTTTAAAGcatgaaaagacattttttttgagCATTAATGTTGCATTTGAGTGTCATTGCTGTGGGGAAAAGTTGTACTAATAAGTAGCTCTGCAAGGCAAACTGACTCAAGTGGAAGAGACTTAAAGTAATTAATGAGCTTCCATTTTAAATCGGTTTCATTGGTACGGTGTGCTTTTATAAAGATCTTGAACATTTCTAATGCCCTACTTTGAGGAAAAATCATGATCTCTGCATTCAACAAGCAAACATTCTCGTCTCGTTCAGGTTCTCTGGTGGGTTCGGAGCTAGAGACTACCGTCAGACGTCTGGAGGCTCTGGAAGCTTTAGTAGCAACCGTTCAGGACGTAACACTGGAGGCCATGGGGGAAACCGCGGCTTTGGTGGAGGTAAGGAAATGTCTTgagatttttcttaaaaattttAATGGAGGAGGAACTTTTTACTCTGATTTTGTCAAATTGTTCATTTTCTACACAGCTGAAACAAACTGTATGCACCAGACATGTTCCCTTTTGTCTGGAGAATGATTTGTAGGAATCTCTAGTATTAGAATATCTCattcatgtttattttacactttatttttatttaaaaaaaacaagggcTATTGCCATTATATGTAGGTATTGTGATTGTTGATGGTATTGTTCAGCCCTAAACACGTTAATTTGCCAAATACGAGACTTTTTTCCATCAAGTTCGCTACCAGTTGTTTTACCAGTTTCTTTCTGCTGCCCACAATTTGCCAAAAAAGCCAGTCAGTGCAGCTTTaactacttttttttgttgctttattaaTCAACATCTAACCTTGTTCCTTCACAGGTGGCTTTGGAGGAAACTTCTACAGCAACGACGGCTACGGAGGAAACTACAGCCACTCTGGTAGTGTGGATTGGTGGGGCAACTAGTCGCCATAGGAATAGGTTGCCATGCCAACCCGACCCAATGGAAACCACATGTTAACTTAAGCCAGACCATAACAACCCTCCCTGTGTAGCTTCACTGACACACAGTACATTACCAACCCTGGTTCTCTGCCATTCGCTTCTCTCAAAACGGAAGTGCAGCACGACGCAAAGGAGAGTCACCAGCACCGTGCGACGCACCGGAGACCGCAGAGATTCGCACACCTCAGAGTGAGCATGGATGCTGACATGCA
It includes:
- the ddx3xa gene encoding DEAD-box helicase 3 X-linked a isoform X1, whose amino-acid sequence is MSHVVVDNPHGLDQQLAALDLNSADGQGGGTGRRYIPPHLRNKDASKNAGNAYSAGRQCGYSVAPVNFYSPGWDGGRSNGFVNGYHDNRTNGGFGGRGPPRNDRGGRGAYRGNRGGGSFNQPLQNAGETRVFSAFGFGTYENKDGGWGGPPRDAAYNSFGGRNDRSKSAFFNDRGAGSRGRYERGGFAGGGNSRWVEDSREDDWSKPTAPNERLEHELFSGSNTGINFEKYDDIPVEATGSNCPPHIESFHDVDMGEIIMGNITLSRYTRPTPVQKHAIPIIKSKRDLMACAQTGSGKTAAFLLPVLSQIYTDGPGDALQAAKNSGQENGRYGRRKQYPISLVLAPTRELALQIYDEARKFAYRSRVRPCVVYGGADIGQQIRDLERGCHLLVATPGRLVDMMERGKIGLDYCNYLVLDEADRMLDMGFEPQIRRIVEQDTMPPKGIRQTMMFSATFPKEIQILARDFLDDYIFLAVGRVGSTSENITQKVVWVEETDKRSFLLDLLNATVIPSEVQENVTEAPEKPGKDSLTLVFVETKKGADALEDFLYHEGYACTSIHGDRSQRDREEALHQFRSGRCPILVATAVAARGLDISNVKHVINFDLPSDIEEYVHRIGRTGRVGNLGLATSFFNDKNSNITKDLLDILVEAKQEVPSWLESLAYEHQHKSSSRGRSKRFSGGFGARDYRQTSGGSGSFSSNRSGRNTGGHGGNRGFGGGGFGGNFYSNDGYGGNYSHSGSVDWWGN
- the ddx3xa gene encoding DEAD-box helicase 3 X-linked a isoform X6; translation: MSHVVVDNPHGLDQQLAALDLNSADGQGGGTGRRYIPPHLRNKDASKNDSPGWDGGRSNGFVNGYHDNRTNGGFGGRGPPRNDRGGRGAYRGNRGGGSFNQPLQNAGFGTYENKDGGWGGPPRDAAYNSFGGRNDRSKSAFFNDRGAGSRGRYERGGFAGGGNSRWVEDSREDDWSKPTAPNERLEHELFSGSNTGINFEKYDDIPVEATGSNCPPHIESFHDVDMGEIIMGNITLSRYTRPTPVQKHAIPIIKSKRDLMACAQTGSGKTAAFLLPVLSQIYTDGPGDALQAAKNSGQENGRYGRRKQYPISLVLAPTRELALQIYDEARKFAYRSRVRPCVVYGGADIGQQIRDLERGCHLLVATPGRLVDMMERGKIGLDYCNYLVLDEADRMLDMGFEPQIRRIVEQDTMPPKGIRQTMMFSATFPKEIQILARDFLDDYIFLAVGRVGSTSENITQKVVWVEETDKRSFLLDLLNATVIPSEVQENVTEAPEKPGKDSLTLVFVETKKGADALEDFLYHEGYACTSIHGDRSQRDREEALHQFRSGRCPILVATAVAARGLDISNVKHVINFDLPSDIEEYVHRIGRTGRVGNLGLATSFFNDKNSNITKDLLDILVEAKQEVPSWLESLAYEHQHKSSSRGRSKRFSGGFGARDYRQTSGGSGSFSSNRSGRNTGGHGGNRGFGGGGFGGNFYSNDGYGGNYSHSGSVDWWGN